The following are from one region of the Hemitrygon akajei chromosome 31, sHemAka1.3, whole genome shotgun sequence genome:
- the LOC140719173 gene encoding uncharacterized protein, translating to MKMSTEQEKTGYDIQHRHLIYSACILTSVALMSTYVAVVALHHVLALKGEISSMREELDTYKLHLEALTKLNEAQAANWSISVNQLHEVFEEQLYHEAKSKAGMKLRIHRSLPEETQQACVQLIASNVPRRTVRVSNCQKCIPGRPQQSCRIERRADVNQNQMEATTVPWILSLKKGRALDKKDFFLANLGAVSDKRGERFHQDFAVMEKWYQGNWNPSMLADYY from the exons ATGAAAATGAGCACAGAACAAGAAAAGACTGGCTACGACATACAGCACAGACATTTGATCTACTCTGCCTGCATCTTAACTTCAGTAGCTCTGATGTCGACCTATGTGGCAGTGGTTGCTTTACACCACGTCCTTGCACTGAAAGGAGAAATCTCATcgatgagagaggaactggacaCGTACAAACTCCACCTGGAAGCCCTGACAAAATTAAATGAGGCCCAAGCAGCCAATTGGAGCATTTCAGTGAACCAGCTTCATGAGGTTTTTGAGGAGCAACTGTACCACGAGGCTAAATCAAAAGCTGGGATGAAGCTTAGAATACACAGATCACTCCCTGAAGAGACTCAGCAGGCCTGTGTACAACTGATCGCTTCCAATGTCCCAAGACGCACTGTAAGAGTGAGCAATTGCCAGAAGTGCATCCCAGGAAGGCCACAACAATCCTGTCGAATTGAACGGAGAGCCGACGTGAATCAAAACCAAATGGAAGCCACCACCGTCCCCTGGATTCTCAGTTTGAAAAAAGGAAGGGCTCTCGACAAGAAAG acttcttccttgCAAATCTTGGCGCCGTCAGTGACAAgcgtggtgaaaggtttcaccaggactttgcggtcatggagaaatggtatcagggcaactggaatccatcaatgctggctgattattattAG